The Rhea pennata isolate bPtePen1 chromosome Z, bPtePen1.pri, whole genome shotgun sequence genome includes a region encoding these proteins:
- the KGD4 gene encoding alpha-ketoglutarate dehydrogenase component 4: MGSKMAAATRVVQVVKPHTPLIKFPDRKSIPKPKIQESLQASVPSHHASKAQESVGGRSPAFQSISPVSRVQGAPDTSELARTLPQKYRRKLMSEEEIEYIQRGGPE; this comes from the exons ATGGGCAGCAAGATGGCGGCTGCCACCAGGGTCGTTCAG GTAGTCAAGCCACATACTCCCTTAATAAAATTCCCAGACAGAAAAAGTATCCCGAAACCTAAAA TACAGGAATCCTTACAAGCAAGTGTGCCATCCCACCATGCTTCAAAAGCACAGGAGTCTGTAGGAGGCAGATCACCGGCCTTTCAAAGTATTTCGCCTGTTAGTAGGGTACAAGGTGCACCAGACACTTCTGAATTAGCAAGAACCTTACctcagaaatacagaaggaaaCTTATGTCAGAGGAAGAGATTGAATATATTCAA CGTGGAGGTCCCGAATAA
- the CENPH gene encoding centromere protein H produces MLLRLREQLKQQLMECSTTVHASEEICPDHVIEEKLIKATTEDLEREMEEVKVSFQNKTLVLQRIQLMDALRNKVKQNDDDSRLILETMKHIIMLSTAILESQQQAREMEEKLNDIKRKRLLLKQAGGSKLLQIHTTMKKQKKDLASMEVGEMLEKIRNNLQKEKEMTTLIQNIFQNIIIGSRVNWAEDPSLKAIVLQLEKNVSFL; encoded by the exons ATGCTGCTGCG CCTGAGGGAGCAGTtgaagcagcagctcatggaGTGTAGCACCACAGTTCATGCTA GTGAAGAAATTTGTCCTGACCATGTCATAGAAGAAAAGCTAATCAAAGC tacCACTGAAGATTTGgaaagagagatggaggaagtaAAAGTCTCTTTCCAAAACAAGACATTGGTGTTGCAgag GATCCAGCTTATGGATGCCCTGAGaaacaaagtgaaacaaaatgatGACGACTCACG ACTGATCTTGGAAACTATGAAACACATAATAATGCTCAGCACAGCAATACTTGAATCTCAGCAG caAGCACGTGAGATGGAAGAGAAACTGAAtgacattaaaaggaaaagactcT TACTAAAACAAGCTGGAGGAAGCAAACTACTGCAAATTCATACCacaatgaaaaaacaaaagaaggatCTAGCAAGTATGGAAGTGGGTGAAATGCTGGAGAAGATACGTAACaacttacaaaaagaaaaagagatgactacattaattcaaaatatattccag AATATCATAATTGGAAGCAGAGTTAACTGGGCAGAAGATCCATCCTTAAAGGCAATTGTTCTacagcttgaaaaaaatgtgtcttttctCTGA
- the CCNB1 gene encoding G2/mitotic-specific cyclin-B1 — MALRVTRHTRTAADATAKSSAPAAKRGAPAAAKAGLRPRTALGDIGNRVGEPQPRAALKKPPPPAAAEKVAPRRAPRAAPREEPQPQPEPEPAKLPSPSPTPMETSGCAPSEEMLCQAFSDVLLEVKDVDVEDGTDPNLCSEYVKDIYGYLRDLEEKQAVRPKYLAGQEITGNMRAILIDWLVQVQMKFRLLQETMYMTVAIIDRFLQDNTVSKKTLQLVGVTAMFIASKYEEMYPPEIGDFAFVTDHTYTKSQIRQMEMKILRALDFGLGRPLPLHFLRRASKIAEVDLEQHTLAKYLMELSMVDYEMVHFPPSKTAAAASCLALKVLDGGEWTPTLQHYMAYTENDLLPVMQHMAKNIILVNRGLTKHMTIKNKYASSKNAKISTIAQLNSAVIQNLAKPLAKAL, encoded by the exons ATGGCGCTCAGGGTCACCCGG CACACGCGCACGGCGGCCGACGCCACGGCGAAGAGCAGCGCGCCCGCCGCCaagcgcggggcgccggcggccgccaaGGCCGGGCTGCGCCCCCGCACCGCCCTGGGCGACATCGGCAACCGCGTCGGCGAGCCGCAGCCGCGGGCCGCCCTCAagaagccgccgccgcccgccgccgccgagaAGGTGGCGCCGCGCagggccccgcgggcggcgcccAGGGAggagccgcagccgcagccggagccggagcccgCCAAG CTGCCGTCGCCGTCTCCCACGCCCATGGAGACGTCCGGGTGCGCCCCCTCGGAGGAGATGCTGTGCCAGGCCTTCTCCGATGTCTTGCTCGAGGTGAAGGACGTGGACGTGGAAGACGGCACCGACCCCAACCTCTGCAGTGAATACGTGAAGGACATCTACGGCTACCTGAGAGACCTCGAG GAGAAACAAGCTGTCAGACCCAAATACCTGGCAGGCCAGGAAATCACTGGGAATATGCGAGCTATACTAATAGACTGGCTTGTGCAAGTACAGATGAAGTTCAGGCTCCTGCAGGAGACAATGTACATGACAGTTGCTATCATTGATCGCTTCTTGCAG GACAATACTGTGTCCAAGAAGACATTACAGCTGGTTGGTGTTACAGCTATGTTCATTGCCAGCAAGTATGAAGAAATGTATCCTCCTGAAATTGgagattttgcatttgtaacAGATCACACTTACACAAAGTCTCAGATCCGCCAGATGGAGATGAAGATCCTCCGAGCCCTGGATTTTGGTCTGGGTCGCCCTCTACCTCTACACTTCCTAAGGAGGGCTTCAAAGATCGCAGAG GTGGACTTGGAACAGCACACTCTGGCCAAGTACCTGATGGAGCTGTCCATGGTGGACTATGAAATGGTTCACTTCCCTCCTTCCAAAACTGCGGCTGCTGCTTCCTGTTTAGCTCTAAAAGTTCTTGATGGAGGCGAGTGG ACACCAACTCTACAACACTACATGGCTTATACTGAGAATGACCTTCTTCCAGTCATGCAGCATATGGCAAAGAACATAATCCTAGTGAATCGGGGCCTCACCAAGCACATG ACAATCAAGAATAAATACGCCAGCAGCAAAAATGCCAAGATAAGCACTATTGCACAGCTGAACTCTGCTGTCATACAGAATCTAGCCAAACCTCTGGCCAAAGCACTGTAA
- the SLC30A5 gene encoding proton-coupled zinc antiporter SLC30A5 isoform X4 — translation MFFIIAVICLLLFDNDDLMAKIAEHPEGHHDSALTHVLYTIIAFLGVADHKGGVLLLVLALCCKVGFHMASRKLSVDVGGAKRLQALSHLVSVLLLCPWVIVLFLTTESKVESWSSLIMPFITVIFFVVILDFYVESICSVKMEASKCARYGSFLIFISALLFGNFWTHPITDQLRAMNKPSHHESTEHVLSGGVVVSAVFFILSANILSSPSRKGQKGTLIGYSPEGTPLYNFMGDALQQSSQSLPRFIKESLKQILEEHDSRQIFYFLCLNLAFTFVELFYGVWTNSLGLISDGFHMLFDCSALVMGLFAALMTRWKATRIFSYGYGRVEILSGFINGLFLMVIAFFVFMESVARVVDPPDIDTNMLTPVSVGGLIVNLVGICAFSHAHSHGGSRGGCHSHEHSHSHHGHGHSHGHGHSHSDHGHGHSHGSSGGGMNTNMRGVFLHVLADTLGSVGVIVSTIFIQQFGWLIADPLCSLFIATLIFLSVIPLLKDACQVLLLRIPPEQEKDLHAALEKIQKIDGVISYRDPHFWCHSASVVAGTIHVQVMSDVMEQRIVQQVTAILKDAGVNNLTVQVEKEAYFQHMSGLSTGFQDVLAMTQQLESMKYYKDAFSKQMWFHGEPQATGLKTSWSSWEHAK, via the exons ATGTTTTTCATCATAGCTGTCATCTGCTTGTTGCTTTTTGATAATGATGATCTCATGGCTAAAATAGCAGAACATC ctgaAGGGCACCATGACAGTGCTCTTACCCATGTTCTGTATACAATCATTGCTTTCCTGGGCGTTGCAGATCACAAG GGAGGAGTGCTGCTTCTGGTGCTAGCATTGTGCTGCAAGGTTGGTTTTCACATGGCTTCCCGAAAGCTCTCTGTAGATGTAGGTGGAGCCAAGCGTCTACAAGCTTTATCTCACCTTGTTTCTGTCCTTCTGTTGTGTCCATGGGTCATCGTCCTCTTTCTGACAACAGAG AGTAAAGTGGAGTCCTGGTCTTCTCTTATCATGCCTTTCATAACAGTCATCTTTTTTGTTGTGATCTTGGATTTCTATGTGGAGTCCATATGCTCTGTCAAGATGGAAGCTTCCAAGTGTGCTCGATATGGatcctttctcattttcattagcGCACTGCTTTTTGGCAACTTCTGGACACATCCAATAACAGACCAGCTTCGAGCTATGAACAAGCCATCACACCATGAAAGCACAGAGCATGTCCTTTCTGGAGGAGTGGTAGTGagtgctgttttcttcattttat CTGCCAATATCCTGTCCTCCCCCTCCAGGAAAGGGCAGAAAGGCACCCTTATTGGCTATTCTCCTGAAGGCACTCCTCTGTATAACTTCATGGGTGATGCATTGCAGCAGAGCTCTCAGTCATTACCCCGGTTTATTAAAGAGTCACTGAAACAAATCCTTGAGGAACACGATTCGAGACAGATCTTCTATTTCTTGTGCCTAAATCTG gcaTTCACTTTTGTGGAGCTTTTCTATGGAGTGTGGACCAATAGCCTTGGTCTTATTTCTGATGGATTTCACATGCTTTTTGATTGTTCTGCTTTAGTGATGGGGCTTTTTGCCGCTCTAATGACAAGATGGAAAGCAACTCGCATATTTTCCTATGG GTATGGACGTGTAGAAATTCTCTCTGGATTTATTAATGGGCTCTTTCTAATGGTAATTGCTTTCTTTGTCTTCATGGAATCAGTGGCCAGAGTGGTAGATCCTCCAGATATAGATACAAATATGTTAACG CCGGTCTCTGTTGGAGGGCTCATAGTAAACCTTGTTGGTATCTGTGCCTTCAGCCACGCGCACTCCCATGGAGGTTCTCGTGGAGGCTGTCACTCGCATGAGCACAGTCATTCTCACCACGGGCATGGGCACAGCCATGGGCATGGGCATTCCCACAGTGACCATGGACATGGACATTCCCACGGGTCTTCTGGAGGAGGCATGAATACCAACATGAGAG gtgTGTTTCTACATGTGTTAGCAGACACTCTTGGCAGTGTTGGTGTTATCGTATCCACAATATTTATTCAACAATTTGGATGGCTGATAGCTGATCCACTCTGCTCTCTTTTTATTGCTACAttgatttttctcagtgttaTCCCACTGTTGAAAGATGCCTGTCAAGTACTTTTGCTGAGGATACCTCCAGAACAGGAGAAGGATCTGCATGCAGCTTTGGAAAAG ATTCAAAAAATAGATGGAGTCATATCCTACAGAGATCCTCATTTCTGGTGTCACTCTGCGAGTGTTGTAGCAGGTACAATACATGTACAAGTGATGTCAGATGTTATGGAGCAGAGGATTGTACAGCAG GTTACAGCAATTCTTAAAGATGCTGGAGTAAACAACCTAACTGTTCAAGTGGAGAAGGAAGCTTATTTTCAACACATGTCTGGCCTCAGTACAGGATTTCAGGATGTCCTTGCAATGACTCAGCAATTGGAATCCATGAAATACTACAAAGATG CTTTCTCTAAGCAAATGTGGTTTCATGGTGAGCCCCAAGCAACAGGACTGAAAACAAGCTGGAGTAGCTGGGAGCACGCTAAGTGA